The Methanothrix sp. genome has a segment encoding these proteins:
- a CDS encoding DNA-directed RNA polymerase subunit D, producing MKFELIELREDRIRFLLSGVSAAFANAIRRTCMSEVPILAIDEISLYDNTSVLFDEQIALRLGEVPLVAEELDFLSQPEDCQCDGTGCPGCRVDFMISKEGPGMVYSEDIQFTDPGVRPAFERIPLVVLGEGEKLVMEGYATKRVGKEHSKWNAGTLCGYKNLPSIMIGEACDGCGLCVEVCPRNILVIEEGRAKATNILECSLCKLCIGICEAAAIDLKPIRDSFVISIESSGSIPARDLVAKAADEIKIRALDLNAKLTELS from the coding sequence TTGAAGTTCGAGTTGATTGAGCTGAGGGAGGACCGGATCCGGTTTCTCCTCAGCGGCGTTAGCGCCGCATTCGCCAATGCCATTCGCCGGACCTGCATGAGCGAGGTTCCAATACTGGCAATAGATGAGATCAGCCTTTATGATAACACCTCCGTCCTCTTCGATGAGCAGATAGCATTGAGGTTGGGGGAGGTTCCGCTGGTGGCAGAGGAGCTGGATTTCCTCTCCCAGCCGGAGGACTGTCAGTGCGACGGGACAGGCTGTCCAGGCTGCCGGGTGGATTTCATGATCTCCAAAGAAGGCCCCGGCATGGTCTACTCCGAGGACATTCAGTTCACCGATCCCGGTGTAAGGCCGGCCTTCGAGAGGATCCCCCTGGTGGTGTTGGGCGAGGGGGAGAAGCTGGTGATGGAGGGCTATGCCACCAAGCGAGTAGGCAAAGAGCACTCCAAGTGGAATGCAGGCACTCTGTGCGGCTACAAGAATCTGCCCAGCATAATGATCGGTGAAGCCTGCGACGGATGTGGATTGTGTGTTGAGGTCTGTCCCCGCAATATTCTGGTAATAGAGGAGGGCAGAGCGAAAGCTACAAATATACTGGAATGCTCCTTGTGCAAGCTCTGCATTGGCATCTGTGAGGCCGCAGCAATTGATCTCAAGCCCATTCGGGATTCCTTCGTGATCTCAATCGAGAGCAGTGGATCGATTCCTGCCAGAGATCTTGTGGCCAAGGCTGCAGATGAGATCAAGATAAGGGCTCTTGATCTGAATGCTAAGCTGACAGAGCTATCTTAA
- a CDS encoding 30S ribosomal protein S11, with protein sequence MAEGKWGIAHIFSSFNNTIITITDQTGAETLAKISGGMVVKAARDESSPYTAMQMALQVADAVKDKGIIGVHVKVRAPGGNRQRSPGPGAQAAIRALARAGLRIGRIEDATPIPHDGTKPRGGKRGRRV encoded by the coding sequence ATGGCAGAAGGAAAATGGGGCATTGCCCACATATTCTCGTCCTTTAACAACACAATCATCACCATCACCGACCAGACTGGAGCGGAGACTCTGGCCAAGATCTCTGGAGGAATGGTGGTCAAGGCAGCCAGGGACGAGAGCTCACCTTATACAGCCATGCAGATGGCCTTGCAGGTCGCTGATGCTGTGAAGGACAAGGGAATCATCGGAGTGCATGTCAAGGTGCGTGCCCCCGGCGGGAACCGGCAGAGATCTCCAGGACCAGGCGCTCAGGCGGCCATCAGGGCCCTGGCGCGAGCAGGGCTGAGGATCGGCAGGATAGAAGATGCGACCCCCATACCTCACGACGGGACCAAGCCCAGAGGGGGGAAGAGGGGTCGAAGGGTGTAA
- a CDS encoding 30S ribosomal protein S4: MGYPGKSRKMYARPRTPWQAERIAGEVEVVKAYGLRNKRELWKAQAVLKKYRQASRKLLAAVSLGEEPPQAQAVLKRLKKLGMLKEDGDLDAILSLKVNDILERRLQTQVYRQGLANSLKQARQFIVHGHIQVSGRRVDVPGYLVPRGEEMRIDYYMGSPMANEGHPERASRTPRVEG; encoded by the coding sequence ATGGGATATCCGGGCAAGAGCCGGAAGATGTATGCCAGGCCACGTACTCCCTGGCAGGCGGAGAGGATCGCAGGAGAGGTGGAGGTAGTTAAGGCCTACGGACTGCGGAATAAGAGGGAGCTATGGAAGGCTCAGGCAGTGCTCAAGAAGTACAGACAGGCAAGCAGAAAGCTCCTGGCAGCAGTCTCATTGGGGGAGGAGCCTCCTCAGGCTCAGGCCGTCCTCAAACGCCTCAAGAAGCTGGGAATGCTCAAAGAGGACGGAGATCTGGACGCCATCTTATCCTTGAAGGTCAATGACATTCTGGAGAGAAGGCTGCAGACCCAGGTCTATCGGCAGGGGCTGGCTAACTCATTGAAGCAGGCCAGGCAGTTCATCGTCCACGGCCACATACAGGTGTCAGGAAGGAGGGTGGATGTTCCTGGCTACCTCGTGCCCAGGGGCGAGGAGATGCGTATTGACTATTACATGGGCTCTCCCATGGCCAATGAGGGCCATCCGGAGAGGGCATCCAGAACACCCAGGGTGGAAGGATAA
- a CDS encoding 30S ribosomal protein S13: MARPTAGKEKPKKAEEKPKKGSDEELRHIVRILNTDLDGKRQVHMALTGIKGVGRRCAKIFTERAGVDPRATLGLLPDAEIDKLKKVVEEDAIDILPAWMVNRRGDIETGKDIHIMGVELNMTLREDLDLMKKMRSYKGLRHERGLRVRGQRTRSTGRTGAIVGVSRRREGAAASSNKKEKVVGDGISGQEPEDVCQATYSLAGGEDRRRGGGS; this comes from the coding sequence TTGGCAAGACCAACTGCAGGAAAAGAGAAGCCTAAGAAGGCTGAAGAGAAGCCTAAGAAGGGCTCTGATGAAGAGCTCAGGCATATAGTTCGCATTTTGAATACCGACCTGGACGGCAAAAGGCAGGTCCACATGGCCCTGACGGGCATCAAGGGTGTGGGCCGCAGATGCGCCAAGATCTTCACTGAGAGGGCAGGAGTGGACCCGAGAGCTACCCTCGGCCTGCTTCCTGATGCCGAGATCGATAAGCTGAAGAAGGTCGTGGAGGAGGATGCCATCGATATCCTGCCCGCCTGGATGGTCAACCGGCGTGGCGATATTGAGACTGGCAAGGATATCCATATCATGGGCGTAGAACTGAATATGACCCTCCGGGAAGACCTTGACCTCATGAAGAAGATGAGGAGCTACAAGGGCCTCAGACATGAAAGGGGCCTGCGGGTGAGAGGCCAGAGGACAAGGTCCACTGGACGCACGGGTGCCATTGTGGGCGTCAGCAGAAGGAGAGAAGGAGCTGCTGCATCAAGCAATAAAAAGGAGAAGGTGGTAGGAGATGGGATATCCGGGCAAGAGCCGGAAGATGTATGCCAGGCCACGTACTCCCTGGCAGGCGGAGAGGATCGCAGGAGAGGTGGAGGTAGTTAA
- a CDS encoding UPF0158 family protein encodes MDMTTFDEIHNAFLYVCSAEYGMNRAFLCLDNGEIYYQSEWDDPKDEDEFECDHFIPIPHKNELNLGQMLVIEFAEEHLPDDLNTIRRIFGRRGAYRQLKDLFDERGLLQTWYDYENARQREALREWAKDNEIELESQAT; translated from the coding sequence ATGGATATGACCACCTTCGACGAGATTCATAATGCATTCCTTTATGTATGTTCGGCCGAGTACGGTATGAATAGAGCATTCCTGTGCCTTGATAATGGCGAGATCTACTATCAATCCGAATGGGATGATCCAAAGGACGAGGATGAGTTCGAATGCGATCACTTCATACCGATCCCTCATAAGAACGAACTCAACCTGGGACAGATGCTCGTTATCGAATTTGCAGAAGAGCATCTGCCTGATGATCTGAATACTATTCGGAGGATCTTTGGCCGGCGCGGGGCATATAGACAGCTCAAAGACCTGTTTGATGAGAGAGGCCTTCTTCAGACCTGGTATGATTATGAGAACGCCAGGCAGAGAGAGGCGCTCAGGGAGTGGGCCAAGGATAATGAGATCGAGCTGGAATCGCAAGCAACCTGA
- a CDS encoding class I SAM-dependent methyltransferase: MGSAYVHGYDPKESRRLQDQASTLVELLHSDTSYPAGSRVLEAGCGVGAQTLTLSQNSPGASIISLDISRTFLLQARGRAREAGLENVDLLQADIFHLPFEAQSFDHLFLCFILEHLPRPAEAVTALKEFIRPGGTITVIEGDHGLAYFYPDSTAAKRAIASLVELQKMSGGNAMIGRELYPLLSKTGFRSVRVSPRMVYADSSRPEMVEGFTRNTFTAMIEGVREAAIGSGMIKSETFDEGIRDLYRTAEEDGVFCYTFFKAVGIKKG; the protein is encoded by the coding sequence ATGGGCAGTGCATATGTCCACGGCTATGATCCCAAAGAGAGCAGACGCCTGCAGGATCAGGCTTCCACCCTGGTCGAGCTGCTGCACTCTGATACCTCTTATCCTGCTGGCAGCCGGGTCCTGGAGGCGGGTTGCGGAGTGGGGGCGCAGACATTAACCCTATCCCAAAACAGTCCGGGGGCATCAATCATCTCACTGGACATATCCCGTACCTTCCTCCTCCAGGCCAGAGGAAGGGCCAGGGAGGCAGGCCTTGAGAATGTCGATCTTCTCCAGGCGGATATATTCCATCTTCCCTTTGAGGCCCAATCCTTCGACCACTTGTTCCTCTGCTTTATCCTCGAGCACCTCCCCCGGCCGGCAGAGGCTGTCACCGCCCTGAAGGAGTTCATCCGCCCCGGGGGCACAATCACAGTGATCGAGGGGGACCACGGCTTAGCATACTTCTATCCTGATAGCACTGCCGCTAAAAGAGCTATCGCCTCCCTGGTGGAGCTGCAGAAAATGTCTGGAGGAAACGCTATGATTGGAAGAGAGCTTTACCCCCTGCTCTCTAAAACTGGCTTCAGATCGGTCCGGGTCTCTCCTCGCATGGTCTATGCCGACTCCAGCCGGCCGGAGATGGTGGAGGGCTTCACCAGGAACACCTTCACTGCCATGATCGAGGGGGTTCGCGAAGCGGCGATAGGGTCAGGGATGATAAAATCGGAGACGTTTGATGAGGGGATAAGGGATCTATACCGGACAGCAGAAGAGGATGGTGTTTTCTGCTATACATTCTTCAAGGCCGTTGGAATAAAAAAAGGATGA
- a CDS encoding FAD-dependent oxidoreductase → MTKTAVIIGGGISGIFVMKDLLEKKTAAKEDLKIVLIKREESGWVSVCGLPYALRGWYEIEKVVINKPEFFTEQGVDFRTNTEVEWINTDDKTLKLKEKETLKYDYLVIATGRKPALPEVIERSTLKNIFTLSSMEDALEIEAAIKSGTVKNALVRGRGIIALQAAAATSANHIKTTVLAGPPSLLPGGLDPDMGDMLKDWMQNQGIEFILEKKPITGLREDKGTVSSVLIGEGGEKEIPAEMIVIAKGMRPNVRLAVEAGIETGHTGGIITDSTLHVKKRGSYLKEVYALGDCIEVIDGITLRPRLNQLASTSVVQANVISDNIISDIEGNPCLYSSYDPCVGPVVAEIAGMNFGSVGVTTEAAERAGIKTISGKATKLTKARYFPGAKPLTMKLIFDAFSMRLIGAQMISEVPVSDRVNEMAVAIRARVTAEDLESTERCFDPSLSLLVDVTVDAAQEALKNKLIC, encoded by the coding sequence ATGACCAAGACTGCAGTAATCATAGGCGGAGGGATTTCCGGGATATTTGTGATGAAGGATCTCCTGGAAAAGAAAACAGCGGCGAAGGAGGATCTCAAGATCGTCCTCATAAAGCGGGAGGAGAGCGGCTGGGTCTCCGTCTGCGGACTGCCCTATGCACTCCGCGGATGGTATGAGATAGAGAAGGTTGTGATCAACAAGCCTGAGTTCTTCACAGAGCAGGGAGTGGATTTCAGGACTAATACCGAGGTCGAATGGATAAATACCGATGACAAGACCTTGAAGCTGAAGGAAAAAGAGACGCTCAAATACGATTATCTGGTCATTGCCACAGGGAGAAAACCGGCCCTTCCTGAGGTTATTGAACGGTCAACTCTGAAGAACATATTCACCCTGAGCAGCATGGAAGATGCTCTTGAGATCGAGGCTGCCATCAAGTCCGGAACTGTGAAAAACGCCCTTGTTCGCGGGCGGGGGATAATTGCACTGCAGGCTGCTGCTGCGACCTCTGCCAATCATATCAAGACCACTGTCCTTGCAGGTCCTCCCTCATTGCTTCCCGGAGGCCTGGATCCTGATATGGGCGATATGCTCAAGGATTGGATGCAAAATCAGGGGATAGAGTTCATACTGGAGAAGAAGCCAATAACTGGCCTGAGAGAGGATAAAGGCACTGTCAGCTCTGTTCTCATCGGCGAGGGTGGTGAAAAGGAGATCCCTGCGGAGATGATTGTGATCGCCAAGGGGATGAGGCCGAATGTCAGACTGGCAGTGGAGGCGGGAATAGAGACAGGGCATACTGGCGGAATTATAACCGACAGCACACTGCATGTCAAAAAGAGGGGGAGCTACCTCAAAGAGGTCTATGCCTTGGGCGACTGCATCGAGGTCATAGATGGCATCACCCTCCGCCCGCGGTTGAATCAGCTGGCTTCTACATCTGTTGTCCAGGCGAATGTCATCTCAGACAATATAATCAGTGATATCGAAGGCAATCCCTGTCTGTATTCCTCTTACGATCCGTGTGTGGGGCCGGTTGTCGCCGAGATCGCGGGAATGAATTTTGGATCGGTGGGGGTGACCACAGAGGCGGCAGAACGAGCGGGCATTAAGACGATATCCGGCAAGGCAACCAAGCTGACCAAGGCCAGATACTTCCCGGGGGCCAAGCCTCTCACAATGAAGCTGATCTTTGATGCCTTCTCCATGAGGCTTATAGGGGCTCAGATGATCTCTGAGGTTCCGGTCTCAGACCGGGTAAATGAGATGGCTGTGGCCATAAGAGCCCGTGTTACAGCAGAGGATCTTGAGAGCACAGAGAGATGCTTCGACCCATCCTTATCTCTGCTCGTGGATGTGACAGTGGATGCCGCTCAGGAGGCTCTGAAAAATAAATTGATCTGTTAG
- the arcS gene encoding archaeosine synthase subunit alpha, producing the protein MTRYFEVLRRDGPARMGRLLLKRQISTPGIIIPQDYLSVGSVFGYGSLEEVIAAQESLKELKNEKKLAILPYVPSALHLKPALELPALDLDGPKGVLVYPFSQRTPQDADVYLMGNAGSLRNPRDLVEAAISVREKIPPDSALYAPALATPANLALLIYLGVDLIDGTRMIADGLLGRYHTRDGVWTAKELEGKSELFCLCSHCQSIELKGKEEKRAAGQERDLFAAHNLLKLEEELLVVREAVRSQSIREYVERQVRVTPGQTAALRLLDGEQCYLEKRTPTSRRSTFYANCAESLQRVEVTRFAERVLERYQAPQSDVLLLLPCSARKPYSTSRSHRLFAEAVGPARRYLHELILTSPLALVPRELEEAYPAASYDVPVTGRWDREERAWLIGCLEAYLKRNRYTRIVAHLEGELEETVRESGLDAIYTGGGTGASDLSRLAKAVKEACRDAARLPDLRLLRYRAHADFYLGQGAGDALLAGKIMVKGREIQDEKKRPLATWTINGSMALSMEGAKRLEPLGRYIVTIGDFLPRGSLLAPGVVGADEEIRPGDEVSIIGEQAFGVGRAKMSGWEMVASRRGVAVEIRHIEGRL; encoded by the coding sequence ATGACCAGGTACTTCGAGGTTCTCCGACGCGACGGCCCAGCCCGCATGGGAAGGCTCCTCCTGAAGAGGCAGATCAGCACTCCCGGCATCATCATCCCCCAGGATTATCTCTCTGTGGGGAGCGTCTTTGGCTATGGCTCCCTGGAGGAGGTCATAGCTGCTCAGGAGAGCTTGAAGGAGCTGAAGAATGAAAAAAAGCTGGCCATCTTGCCGTATGTTCCCTCAGCACTGCACCTCAAGCCGGCCCTGGAGTTGCCAGCTCTGGATTTAGATGGTCCGAAGGGCGTGCTTGTTTATCCTTTCAGCCAGAGGACGCCCCAGGATGCCGATGTCTACTTAATGGGCAATGCTGGAAGCCTCAGAAATCCCCGGGACCTGGTGGAGGCGGCGATCAGTGTTAGGGAGAAGATCCCACCAGATAGTGCCCTTTATGCCCCTGCTCTGGCCACGCCCGCCAATCTGGCCCTTCTGATCTACCTGGGAGTTGATCTTATTGATGGCACCAGGATGATAGCAGATGGCCTATTGGGCCGCTACCATACCCGTGATGGTGTCTGGACTGCCAAGGAGCTGGAAGGGAAAAGTGAGCTCTTTTGCCTCTGCTCCCACTGCCAGAGCATCGAGCTGAAGGGAAAGGAAGAGAAGAGAGCCGCCGGCCAGGAGAGGGATCTATTCGCCGCCCATAACCTGCTGAAGCTGGAGGAGGAGCTGCTGGTGGTCAGGGAGGCGGTTCGCTCTCAGAGCATCAGAGAGTATGTTGAGCGCCAGGTCAGGGTGACTCCCGGCCAGACTGCTGCTCTGCGCCTGCTGGATGGGGAGCAATGCTATCTGGAGAAAAGGACGCCCACGAGCAGGCGCAGCACCTTTTATGCCAACTGCGCCGAATCCCTGCAGAGGGTGGAGGTCACCCGCTTTGCAGAAAGGGTTCTAGAGAGATATCAGGCCCCGCAGAGCGATGTGCTGCTGCTCCTGCCCTGCTCTGCCAGGAAGCCCTACTCCACCTCCCGATCGCACCGCCTCTTCGCCGAGGCCGTCGGGCCCGCAAGGCGCTATCTGCATGAGCTGATACTCACCTCGCCCCTGGCCCTGGTGCCGCGGGAACTGGAGGAGGCTTATCCTGCTGCCAGCTACGATGTGCCGGTCACCGGCCGCTGGGATCGAGAGGAGAGGGCCTGGCTGATCGGTTGCCTGGAGGCTTACCTGAAAAGAAATCGCTATACGAGAATAGTCGCCCACCTGGAGGGAGAGCTGGAGGAGACAGTGCGAGAGTCGGGCCTGGATGCCATCTATACCGGCGGGGGGACCGGTGCTTCAGACCTATCCCGCCTCGCCAAAGCAGTAAAAGAGGCCTGCCGCGACGCAGCTCGCCTGCCGGACCTGCGGCTATTGCGTTACCGGGCTCATGCCGACTTCTATTTGGGCCAGGGCGCGGGCGATGCCCTGCTGGCGGGAAAGATAATGGTGAAGGGCAGGGAGATTCAGGATGAGAAAAAAAGGCCTCTGGCCACCTGGACCATAAACGGCAGCATGGCTCTCTCCATGGAGGGAGCAAAACGCCTGGAGCCGCTGGGCAGATACATCGTAACCATAGGCGACTTCCTGCCCCGTGGCTCGCTGCTCGCTCCAGGGGTCGTCGGCGCAGATGAAGAGATCCGGCCGGGGGATGAGGTTAGCATCATCGGCGAGCAGGCCTTCGGGGTGGGACGGGCGAAGATGTCCGGCTGGGAGATGGTAGCATCAAGAAGAGGAGTGGCAGTGGAGATCAGGCATATAGAGGGGAGGCTGTAG
- the tgtA gene encoding tRNA guanosine(15) transglycosylase TgtA: MPDRFEILHKDLAGRIGRLSTPHGNVETPLLMPVVNPHLPLIPPEELGLMGAGMIITNSYIINQDQELRIKAIERGLHDLLGFSGPIMTDSGAFQLSVYGDIDVLPLEILDFQFAIKSDISVPLDIPTPPDVSRERAELELNTTEMRLQEAASLKREVLLAGPVQGSTYPDLRERAGRFARGLGFDLCPVGGVVPLMEAYRFRDLVDVVVAAKKGLGSGVPVHLFGAGHPMIFALAAAMGCDLFDSAAYALYAREGRYLTVQGTRKLAEMKYLPCSCPVCQKYTHQELMDSPQRTKELARHNLYISLQEIKLVRQSIREGSLWDLLEARCRSHPRMLDGLKRLGSYGEWLERLDTASKSTFFYTSQEASLRPEVLRYARRIGRISLEGEVLITSDPAADSSRFDNMLLYKPPFGPYPRELAETYPFNAEVPEQADSAAKEQAERNMRELMTANPEARFSIRIE, translated from the coding sequence ATGCCGGACCGCTTCGAGATACTGCATAAGGATCTGGCCGGAAGGATCGGCCGGCTTTCCACCCCCCATGGCAATGTTGAGACCCCTCTTCTAATGCCGGTGGTCAATCCCCATCTTCCCCTCATCCCTCCGGAGGAGCTGGGACTGATGGGTGCGGGGATGATTATCACCAATAGCTACATAATAAACCAGGATCAAGAATTGAGAATCAAAGCAATAGAACGTGGCTTGCACGATCTCCTGGGCTTCTCCGGTCCGATAATGACTGACTCGGGAGCCTTTCAACTCTCAGTATACGGCGATATCGATGTCTTGCCTTTGGAGATACTTGATTTTCAGTTTGCCATAAAATCGGATATATCTGTGCCCCTGGACATACCAACCCCTCCTGATGTCTCCAGGGAGAGGGCGGAATTGGAGCTGAATACCACGGAGATGAGGCTCCAGGAGGCAGCCAGTCTGAAAAGAGAGGTACTGCTGGCCGGACCGGTCCAGGGATCGACCTATCCCGACCTGCGGGAGAGGGCGGGGAGGTTTGCCCGGGGCCTCGGATTCGATCTTTGCCCTGTGGGTGGGGTGGTGCCTCTGATGGAGGCCTACCGGTTCAGGGATCTGGTGGATGTGGTTGTCGCTGCTAAGAAAGGCCTGGGCTCGGGAGTTCCCGTCCATCTCTTCGGAGCGGGACATCCAATGATCTTTGCCCTGGCGGCTGCCATGGGCTGCGACCTCTTCGACTCCGCCGCCTATGCTCTCTATGCCCGAGAGGGTCGCTATCTGACCGTCCAGGGAACGAGGAAGCTGGCGGAGATGAAGTATCTTCCCTGCTCCTGTCCCGTCTGCCAGAAATACACCCACCAGGAGCTGATGGACAGCCCACAAAGGACGAAAGAGCTGGCCCGCCACAACCTTTACATCTCCCTGCAGGAGATCAAGCTCGTCCGGCAGAGCATTCGCGAGGGTTCGCTTTGGGATCTCCTTGAGGCACGCTGCCGCTCCCACCCCCGAATGCTGGATGGCCTGAAAAGGCTGGGCTCATATGGAGAGTGGCTGGAGAGGCTGGACACAGCCAGCAAGTCCACCTTCTTTTACACCAGCCAGGAGGCCAGTCTGCGCCCGGAGGTACTGCGCTACGCCCGCAGGATCGGTCGCATCTCCCTGGAGGGTGAGGTGCTGATCACAAGCGATCCCGCTGCTGACTCGTCCCGTTTCGACAACATGCTGCTCTACAAGCCGCCCTTCGGGCCCTACCCCCGTGAGCTGGCTGAGACCTATCCCTTTAATGCTGAGGTGCCGGAGCAGGCCGACAGCGCCGCCAAAGAGCAGGCGGAGAGGAACATGAGAGAGCTGATGACGGCCAATCCAGAGGCGAGGTTCAGCATAAGGATCGAATAA